A region from the Candidatus Saccharimonadales bacterium genome encodes:
- the zwf gene encoding glucose-6-phosphate dehydrogenase, which translates to MSDLKKLDAATLVIFGITGDLAKRKLLPALYYLATQSLLPSKLKILGVSRSGTTVDTVIENIRQSITQKDSVADEAALDLLKGTLEIVSMDLLDTDAYVALGKRLDEIENEVGLCMSRLYYLAIPSQVFSPVIDQLGKGGLNHACQHGQLSRLLIEKPFGYDTASAEELIEQLHTYFKEEQIYRIDHYLAKETVQNILVFRFQNPLFQHAWDNKGISSITITASEKIDIEGRSTFYEQTGALRDFIQGHLLQLLALTTMDQPGDLTSDAIHREKLKLLRSITPIKPDAVETLALRGQYDGYLDEVDNPDSLTETYAALKLHIDTERWRNVPILLRTGKALEQNVVDITVVFSHKDDRTQNNILTMRIQPQAGISLQLKAKEPGFSNKIKTVHMDFSYDTSFAGTEGHPDAYERVLMDAFSGDSTLFTTADEALASWHIIENVIHEWSKDSIPLLTYDKGSRGPQAAVEFEQSR; encoded by the coding sequence ATGAGTGATCTAAAGAAATTAGATGCGGCAACATTAGTCATTTTCGGTATTACCGGCGACCTGGCAAAACGTAAACTTTTGCCAGCGCTTTATTATCTTGCAACGCAAAGTTTATTGCCTTCAAAATTAAAAATCCTTGGCGTATCGCGAAGCGGAACGACCGTGGATACGGTTATCGAGAATATCCGTCAGTCTATTACTCAAAAAGATTCAGTTGCTGATGAAGCAGCGCTTGATTTGTTAAAAGGTACGCTCGAGATCGTTTCGATGGATCTACTAGATACCGACGCGTATGTTGCGCTCGGCAAACGTCTTGATGAAATTGAAAACGAAGTAGGCTTATGTATGAGCCGGTTGTACTATTTGGCAATTCCCTCCCAGGTGTTTAGTCCGGTCATTGACCAACTGGGCAAAGGTGGCCTTAATCATGCGTGTCAGCATGGCCAGCTAAGCCGACTATTGATCGAAAAGCCTTTCGGGTACGATACTGCGTCAGCCGAAGAGCTCATAGAACAATTGCATACGTATTTTAAAGAAGAACAAATTTATCGAATCGATCATTATCTGGCCAAAGAAACGGTTCAAAATATTCTTGTTTTTCGTTTTCAAAACCCTCTATTTCAGCATGCCTGGGATAATAAGGGTATTAGCAGTATTACGATTACTGCTTCCGAGAAAATCGATATTGAAGGCCGGAGTACTTTTTACGAGCAAACGGGCGCACTACGTGATTTTATTCAAGGACATTTGCTGCAGCTACTGGCTCTTACGACAATGGATCAGCCCGGCGATCTAACCAGCGATGCGATTCACCGAGAAAAACTAAAACTGCTTCGTTCAATTACGCCTATTAAACCCGATGCCGTAGAAACACTCGCACTTCGAGGACAATACGACGGCTACCTTGATGAGGTAGATAACCCCGATTCACTCACCGAGACATATGCTGCGCTAAAACTCCATATCGATACCGAACGATGGCGCAATGTACCTATACTCCTACGTACGGGCAAGGCTTTGGAGCAGAATGTCGTTGATATTACAGTGGTATTTTCACATAAAGACGACAGGACACAAAATAATATTTTAACCATGCGAATTCAGCCACAAGCGGGCATTTCTTTGCAGCTAAAGGCAAAAGAACCAGGCTTTTCAAATAAGATAAAAACGGTTCACATGGATTTCTCCTATGATACCTCCTTTGCAGGTACGGAGGGTCATCCAGATGCTTACGAACGTGTTTTGATGGATGCGTTTAGTGGGGACAGCACGCTATTCACGACGGCCGACGAAGCCCTTGCTTCTTGGCATATTATTGAAAACGTTATTCATGAATGGTCGAAAGACAGTATCCCACTCCTTACGTATGATAAAGGTAGTCGGGGTCCACAAGCGGCTGTAGAATTTGA